One genomic segment of Natronospira proteinivora includes these proteins:
- a CDS encoding M48 family metallopeptidase, whose translation MTDIGTRQEPTHSVPYGEGELRFFWRRGDKRPNDGRRARIHVHPDGLVEVETPPDTSLVETKQALLKRARWVTRHLQEIQARRHDALAREYVSGETLFYLGRRHPLKLIQAEGATRVKLLRGQLRVSTPDTSRKAVKAALEQWYREHAKAVFARRLETIAERLPWVSEAPPWTIRAMKTQWGSCSRTGSILLNPHLVKTPIRCIDYVILHELCHLKEHNHSGRFYQLLDIAMPDWREIKDRLDGMSELYLSC comes from the coding sequence GGAACCGACCCACAGCGTCCCCTACGGCGAAGGTGAGCTCCGTTTTTTCTGGCGTCGCGGGGACAAACGCCCCAATGACGGCCGCCGAGCCCGCATCCATGTGCATCCCGATGGCCTCGTGGAGGTGGAAACCCCGCCCGACACCTCCCTTGTCGAAACCAAGCAGGCCCTCCTGAAGCGCGCCCGCTGGGTGACCCGCCACCTGCAGGAGATCCAGGCTCGCCGCCACGATGCCCTCGCCCGCGAATATGTCAGCGGTGAAACCCTGTTCTACCTGGGCCGCCGCCACCCCCTCAAGCTTATTCAGGCCGAGGGTGCTACCCGGGTCAAACTCCTCCGCGGCCAACTTCGCGTTAGCACGCCAGACACCTCCCGAAAGGCCGTTAAGGCTGCCCTCGAGCAGTGGTACCGCGAACACGCAAAAGCCGTATTCGCCCGCCGCCTGGAAACCATCGCTGAGCGCCTACCCTGGGTGAGCGAAGCCCCACCCTGGACCATCCGCGCCATGAAGACCCAGTGGGGTAGCTGCTCACGGACTGGCAGCATCCTGCTAAACCCACATTTGGTCAAAACTCCGATTCGCTGCATTGACTACGTCATTCTCCACGAGCTATGCCACCTGAAGGAGCACAACCACAGTGGGCGCTTTTATCAGCTCTTAGATATCGCCATGCCCGATTGGCGGGAGATCAAGGACCGACTCGATGGGATGTCGGAGCTTTACTTGAGCTGCTAA
- the dinB gene encoding DNA polymerase IV — translation MSTTPARIPQRLIFHVDLDAFYASVEELDFPELRGEPVIVGGLGGRGVVSAANYPARRFGVHSAMPMHRARQLCPRGHYRNGRMERYRALSQQVFDCFRALTPDVEGLSLDEAFLDLSADPDARDNPEAIARALKDRIREQIGLIASVGIAPNKFLAKLASDIGKPDGLVQVSEAGRQAFLDPLPVERLWGVGETTTQRLRRAGLSTFGSLRRVPEPQLRGLLGRSASRIKALAEGKDDRPVEAHHVTRSISAEQTYGRDLNQLPRLQEELSRMAEEVAARLRGKSLETASVAIKLRTPDFHTMSRQRKLNRPSAQGAELRDVAQALATEWWQAETARLNRSPRLRLAGLAARELVAATGQLGLFGNQARGASTDALLDQARSRFGDGVLQRGIRRDKLGTDSTQE, via the coding sequence ATGAGCACCACCCCCGCCCGGATACCGCAACGGCTGATCTTCCATGTGGACCTGGATGCCTTCTATGCCTCGGTGGAAGAACTGGATTTTCCCGAGTTGCGAGGCGAGCCGGTTATTGTGGGCGGCCTGGGCGGGCGAGGCGTGGTCTCGGCGGCCAACTACCCGGCCCGCCGCTTTGGGGTACATTCGGCCATGCCCATGCATCGGGCTCGCCAGCTCTGTCCCCGGGGGCACTACCGCAATGGCCGCATGGAGCGCTATCGTGCCCTCTCCCAGCAGGTGTTCGATTGCTTCCGGGCCCTGACCCCGGATGTGGAAGGGCTGTCCCTGGATGAAGCCTTTCTGGATCTCAGCGCCGACCCGGATGCCCGGGACAATCCCGAGGCCATCGCCCGGGCCCTGAAAGACCGGATCCGGGAGCAGATTGGCCTGATTGCCTCGGTGGGGATCGCCCCCAACAAGTTTCTGGCCAAACTGGCCTCGGATATCGGCAAGCCGGATGGGCTGGTCCAGGTCAGCGAGGCCGGTCGGCAGGCCTTTCTGGATCCATTGCCGGTGGAACGTCTTTGGGGCGTGGGCGAGACCACCACCCAGCGTCTGCGCCGGGCCGGGCTGAGCACCTTTGGCAGTCTGCGGCGAGTCCCGGAACCCCAGCTGCGGGGACTGCTGGGCCGTTCGGCCAGCCGCATCAAGGCCCTGGCCGAAGGCAAGGATGATCGTCCGGTGGAAGCCCACCACGTGACCCGCTCCATCAGTGCCGAACAAACCTATGGCCGGGACCTGAATCAACTCCCCCGACTGCAGGAAGAGCTGTCACGCATGGCCGAGGAGGTGGCGGCCCGCCTGCGTGGAAAGTCACTGGAAACCGCCAGTGTGGCCATCAAGCTGCGAACCCCGGACTTTCACACCATGAGCCGTCAGCGCAAGCTCAACCGGCCCAGCGCCCAAGGCGCGGAACTGCGCGATGTGGCCCAGGCACTGGCTACCGAATGGTGGCAAGCCGAAACCGCGCGGCTGAATCGATCGCCCCGCCTTCGCCTGGCCGGCCTGGCCGCCCGTGAACTGGTGGCGGCTACTGGGCAACTGGGCCTGTTTGGCAACCAGGCCCGGGGGGCATCCACCGACGCACTGCTGGACCAGGCCCGGTCCCGTTTTGGCGACGGTGTCTTGCAGCGGGGCATCAGGCGGGACAAGCTAGGGACGGATTCAACGCAAGAGTGA
- a CDS encoding DUF4136 domain-containing protein, translated as MALLLLVGLTACATPIQTEYDRDIAFSDYQTFAWKVPSREGVEDPAGDSEILDRRMARLISDALEARGYESVPAEEADFLITYRTTTRRGDRSSGSSISIGMGSGNVGGGVRLGGGGSQTQSVLMLDIIDRSDDTLVWRGWEESQQGQSRWSEDRLKRLVNRLLNEFPPSNQ; from the coding sequence ATGGCCTTGCTCTTGCTGGTGGGCCTGACCGCCTGTGCTACCCCGATCCAGACCGAATATGACCGGGACATCGCCTTCTCCGATTACCAGACCTTCGCCTGGAAGGTACCCTCACGGGAAGGAGTGGAAGACCCGGCGGGTGACAGTGAAATCCTGGATCGCCGCATGGCGAGACTGATCAGTGATGCACTGGAAGCCCGTGGTTATGAGTCCGTGCCGGCCGAAGAGGCTGACTTCCTCATCACCTATCGTACCACCACACGCCGAGGTGACCGCAGCTCCGGCTCAAGCATCAGCATCGGCATGGGCAGCGGTAATGTGGGCGGCGGTGTCCGACTGGGTGGTGGCGGCAGCCAGACCCAAAGCGTGCTGATGCTGGATATCATCGATCGATCCGATGACACGCTGGTCTGGCGGGGTTGGGAGGAAAGCCAGCAGGGCCAGAGCCGCTGGTCTGAGGATCGTCTGAAACGACTGGTGAACCGTTTGCTGAATGAGTTCCCGCCCAGCAATCAATAA
- a CDS encoding DUF4136 domain-containing protein, with translation MNTTFSHSIKQPVSQARGKHHLGIWLLVCTAMLLTACAGTGPVEYDQSVDFERYQTFAWANPDRRQVKDPVLDSELLDRRMANAIRQTLTAKGLEEVAAEDADLLVTYHTISRERLSNPHVRVHLSYGPGYPYYPHWHARRHHPGPIYYHDQRSYQEGTLIIDVVDRQQNELVWRGWRAGEVRPSRFRDDQLRQQVDRILHHFPPDS, from the coding sequence ATGAATACTACCTTCAGCCATTCCATAAAACAGCCTGTATCCCAAGCCCGGGGCAAGCACCATCTCGGTATCTGGCTGCTGGTATGCACGGCCATGCTACTGACCGCCTGTGCCGGTACCGGCCCGGTGGAATATGACCAATCCGTGGATTTCGAGCGTTATCAAACCTTTGCCTGGGCCAATCCCGACCGGCGTCAAGTCAAAGACCCGGTGCTGGACAGTGAACTGCTGGACCGGCGGATGGCCAATGCCATTCGCCAAACTCTCACAGCCAAGGGCCTGGAAGAAGTGGCGGCGGAAGACGCCGATCTACTGGTGACCTATCACACCATTTCGCGGGAACGGCTTAGCAACCCCCATGTCCGCGTTCACCTGAGTTATGGGCCGGGCTACCCCTACTATCCCCATTGGCATGCCAGGCGACATCATCCGGGGCCGATCTATTACCATGATCAGCGCAGTTATCAGGAAGGCACCCTGATTATCGATGTGGTGGATCGCCAGCAGAATGAGCTGGTCTGGCGGGGGTGGCGTGCCGGCGAGGTCCGGCCCTCGCGCTTCCGGGATGACCAGCTGCGGCAACAGGTGGATCGTATTCTGCACCACTTTCCGCCCGACTCATGA
- a CDS encoding pteridine reductase, which yields MQDNTPSLSGKTALVTGAARRIGATIAETLHQAGMNVVIHYRHSATEAETLADTLNTRRRDSAVTAQADLLAPDGFPSLIKTAEQWGGLDLLVNNASSFYATPVGEAEESHWDELIGSNLKGPFFLSQAATPSLTARQGQIINIVDIHGYRPLARHPIYSVAKAGLLMLTRSLAGELAPAVRVNGIAPGAILWPEQPMDAATQNTILDRIPLARSGHPQDIANAVLFLVRDGSYINGQVIPVDGGRSAVE from the coding sequence ATGCAGGATAATACACCCTCATTGAGCGGGAAAACGGCTCTGGTCACCGGCGCCGCCCGACGTATTGGCGCCACCATTGCCGAAACCCTGCATCAGGCCGGTATGAACGTGGTGATCCACTACCGCCATTCGGCCACCGAAGCCGAAACCCTGGCCGATACCCTCAATACCCGCCGCCGGGATTCCGCCGTCACCGCCCAGGCCGATCTGCTGGCGCCCGATGGCTTCCCGTCTCTGATCAAGACGGCCGAACAATGGGGCGGGTTGGACCTGCTGGTGAATAACGCCTCCAGCTTCTATGCCACGCCGGTGGGAGAAGCCGAGGAGAGCCATTGGGATGAATTGATTGGCAGCAACCTTAAGGGCCCCTTTTTCCTGAGTCAGGCTGCTACGCCCTCGCTCACGGCACGCCAGGGCCAGATCATCAATATTGTCGACATCCATGGCTATCGCCCCCTGGCCCGGCACCCCATCTATAGCGTTGCCAAAGCCGGCCTGCTGATGCTGACCCGCAGCCTGGCCGGCGAGCTGGCCCCGGCAGTTCGGGTCAACGGTATCGCCCCCGGTGCCATCCTGTGGCCGGAGCAGCCCATGGATGCCGCCACACAGAACACCATCCTGGACCGCATCCCCCTGGCCCGCAGTGGCCACCCCCAGGACATCGCAAACGCGGTTTTATTCCTGGTCCGGGATGGGTCTTACATCAATGGCCAGGTGATACCGGTGGATGGCGGGCGAAGCGCCGTGGAATAA
- a CDS encoding class I SAM-dependent methyltransferase has translation MTQHRNSSGGDPGSLPEPPPEALKHSETLRRKILETIDAEGGVISFHRYMEMALYEPGLGYYSAGAQKFGEAGDFITAPEMSSLFSLCLADQAAEVLDRLGGGDILEMGAGSGAMAAAILDHLAAEGKLPDRYLILEVSADLRERQARTIEERAPDLLERVEWIEALPERLRGVVLGNEVLDALPVERFRIRGGAVRRLGVARRGQGLGWREMSHDRDLSDRVRAVESELGRKLPEGYESELAVSLQALVEDVGRCLTRGAAVFIDYGLPRREFYMPERHQGTLMCHYRHRAHQDPFLYPGIQDITAWVDFTTVGEAALASGCQLLGFSTQAHFLLGAGIDRHIGGVSPEDTLVQLKLAQEVKLLTLPGEMGERFKVMGFARGDDLDMSGFHFRDLRVRL, from the coding sequence ATGACTCAACACCGCAATTCATCCGGAGGGGATCCCGGCAGTCTGCCGGAGCCGCCGCCCGAGGCCCTCAAGCACAGCGAAACCCTGCGCCGGAAAATCCTGGAGACCATCGACGCCGAAGGGGGCGTGATTTCCTTCCATCGCTATATGGAAATGGCCCTGTATGAGCCGGGGTTGGGCTATTACAGCGCCGGGGCCCAGAAGTTCGGCGAGGCCGGGGATTTTATCACCGCACCCGAGATGTCATCCCTGTTCAGCCTGTGTCTGGCCGATCAGGCCGCCGAAGTACTGGACCGGCTGGGCGGCGGTGACATTCTGGAGATGGGAGCCGGTTCCGGGGCCATGGCGGCGGCTATTCTGGATCATCTCGCTGCGGAAGGGAAATTGCCGGATCGCTACCTGATCCTGGAGGTCAGCGCCGATTTGCGTGAGCGCCAGGCCCGCACCATCGAGGAACGGGCCCCGGACCTGCTGGAACGGGTGGAGTGGATCGAGGCCCTGCCCGAGCGCTTGCGCGGTGTGGTGCTGGGCAATGAGGTCCTGGATGCCTTGCCGGTGGAGCGGTTTCGGATTCGAGGCGGTGCTGTGCGCCGTCTGGGCGTGGCCCGTCGGGGGCAGGGGCTTGGCTGGCGGGAGATGTCTCATGACCGTGACCTGTCCGACCGGGTGCGTGCTGTGGAATCAGAATTGGGCCGCAAGCTACCGGAAGGCTATGAGTCCGAGCTGGCCGTTTCCCTGCAGGCCCTGGTTGAGGATGTGGGCCGCTGTCTCACACGCGGCGCGGCGGTTTTCATCGACTATGGCCTGCCCCGGCGGGAGTTTTACATGCCGGAGCGCCATCAGGGCACCCTGATGTGCCATTACCGGCACCGCGCCCACCAGGATCCTTTCCTCTATCCCGGCATTCAGGACATTACCGCCTGGGTGGATTTCACCACCGTGGGCGAGGCCGCCCTGGCCTCGGGATGTCAGCTGTTGGGGTTCAGTACCCAGGCTCATTTTCTTCTGGGCGCGGGCATTGATCGTCATATCGGCGGGGTGAGTCCGGAAGATACCCTGGTCCAGCTCAAGCTGGCTCAAGAAGTGAAATTATTGACCCTGCCCGGTGAGATGGGGGAGCGTTTCAAGGTGATGGGCTTTGCCCGGGGGGATGATCTGGACATGAGCGGCTTTCATTTTCGAGATTTGCGGGTTCGTCTCTGA
- a CDS encoding multifunctional CCA addition/repair protein: MEAYLVGGAVRDHLLGLPAGDRDWVVVGETPESMQARGFKPVGRDFPVFLHPETREEYALARTERKVGRGHQGFQFHASPTVSLEEDLARRDLTINAMAQRPDGMLVDPYQGQADLAERQLRHVSEAFREDPLRVLRVARFAARFHHLGFEVAPETLSLMQSMSSPEELGALSAERVWAETERALGEPSPQVYVQILRQSGALAVLFPELDRLFGVPQPEAHHPEVDTGDHVLMVLAQSAQLSEDPRVRFAALVHDLGKGLTPRDQWPAHHGHEAAGEEQVRSLAKRLRVPRAYERLGRMSARWHAHVHRALELKPATVMKLLEGCDAFRRPEDFERFLIACEADARGRAGLEGRAYPQADWIRDCWSAAAAITGKDVDPERYQGPRFGEALRRMRIKAIEQVLSAREGAS; this comes from the coding sequence CTGGAAGCCTATCTGGTGGGCGGGGCAGTTCGGGATCACTTGCTGGGGCTGCCAGCGGGGGACCGCGACTGGGTGGTGGTGGGCGAGACGCCCGAGTCCATGCAGGCCCGTGGCTTCAAGCCCGTGGGCCGGGATTTCCCTGTCTTTCTGCATCCAGAAACCCGGGAGGAGTACGCCCTGGCCCGCACCGAGCGCAAGGTGGGCCGGGGGCACCAGGGCTTTCAGTTTCATGCCAGTCCCACGGTGAGCCTGGAAGAAGACCTGGCCCGGCGGGATCTTACCATCAACGCCATGGCCCAGCGCCCGGACGGGATGCTGGTGGACCCCTACCAGGGACAGGCTGACCTGGCGGAACGTCAGCTGCGCCATGTCTCCGAGGCCTTCCGCGAAGACCCCCTGCGGGTATTGCGCGTGGCCCGTTTTGCCGCCCGTTTCCACCATTTGGGCTTTGAGGTGGCCCCGGAGACCCTGAGTCTGATGCAGTCTATGTCTTCCCCTGAGGAGCTGGGCGCGCTCAGCGCTGAGCGTGTCTGGGCCGAGACGGAACGCGCCTTGGGCGAACCCTCCCCCCAGGTTTATGTCCAAATTCTCAGACAGAGTGGGGCCCTGGCCGTGCTGTTCCCGGAGCTGGACCGCCTGTTTGGCGTGCCCCAGCCCGAAGCCCATCATCCGGAGGTGGATACCGGCGACCATGTGCTGATGGTGCTGGCCCAGTCGGCACAGCTGAGCGAGGACCCACGGGTACGTTTTGCCGCCCTGGTCCATGATCTGGGCAAGGGGCTGACACCCAGGGATCAATGGCCCGCGCATCACGGCCATGAAGCGGCCGGGGAAGAGCAGGTCCGGAGTCTGGCCAAACGCCTGCGGGTGCCCCGGGCCTATGAACGTCTGGGACGGATGAGTGCCCGCTGGCACGCTCACGTCCATCGGGCCTTGGAACTGAAGCCGGCCACAGTGATGAAATTGCTGGAGGGTTGTGACGCCTTTCGCCGGCCCGAGGATTTCGAGCGCTTCCTCATCGCCTGTGAGGCGGATGCCCGGGGGCGGGCAGGTCTGGAAGGTCGTGCCTATCCCCAGGCGGATTGGATACGCGACTGCTGGTCGGCGGCTGCGGCCATCACCGGCAAGGATGTGGACCCGGAGCGCTATCAGGGGCCCCGTTTTGGAGAGGCCTTGAGGCGAATGCGCATCAAGGCCATTGAACAGGTTTTGAGTGCGAGGGAGGGAGCATCATGA
- a CDS encoding S9 family peptidase has protein sequence MSIRRNPRPWTRGTAALILFLLCFAPLQAMADEEITLERIMAHPDWLGNPPESPYWREDNQTVIFQQKREDEEIRDYYRLDVDSGEISQVPAERLSRIGAPEGDLDRNQRRMAYARDGNVFVKQLDDGTTRQLTRSSEPAVDVRFLADDFRVTWRTGQTYHAYDLESGLVEQLAELRLEKDPLEEEKEFDFLKDQQARLFITLDRERETEQAVKRHEREVAERDQGRQHRIHYLGDDIQTPMQSLAPSGDQMLLVVEPAQQDPGRSGTMPAYVSESGYVETHDVRTRVGSNPPVGQKLWLLDLENGERHSLDLSELPGIQDDPLADLRPEAIDWHVEHGAPRDEVEEALEAPEQRDVRVIGLEWDRANNRAAVMLRAVDNKDRWIAVVDAASGEMETWHRLTDPAWINWSFNEFGWLPEGEGLWYVSEESGFGHLYVARSPMEGQAITEGNYKVNNIQLGRDGDWFYFRANAPHPGIYEIFRAPVNGGDMEQLTDLGGQNDYALSADGERLAVLHDNAMRPPELYAVEVGDKASAHQLTETVSDAFLEKDWVEPKFVEVPSSHVDEPIHTRLYLPPDYDPEKEYPAVFFVHGAGYLQNAHQGWSNYFREFMFHSKLAHEGYVVMDMDYRASAGYGRDWRTDIYRQMGHPELEDHVDGLNWVVDEYNVDPDRVGIYGGSYGGFMTFMALFREPTLFAAGAALRPVSDWAAYNHPYTSNILNTPQVDPMAYEKSSPIEFAEGLERPLLITSGMLDDNVFYQDVVRLTQRLLELEKEDFENAMYPLEPHGFEHPEAWLDQYRRIYKLFDQHVK, from the coding sequence ATGTCAATACGTCGAAACCCACGACCCTGGACCCGGGGCACGGCCGCCCTGATCCTTTTCCTGCTCTGCTTTGCCCCCCTTCAGGCCATGGCCGATGAGGAGATCACCCTGGAACGGATCATGGCCCATCCGGATTGGCTGGGAAATCCGCCGGAATCCCCCTATTGGCGAGAAGACAATCAGACCGTGATCTTCCAGCAAAAACGGGAAGACGAGGAGATTCGTGACTACTATCGTCTCGATGTGGACAGTGGCGAGATCAGCCAGGTACCGGCCGAACGGCTGAGCCGAATCGGCGCCCCGGAAGGGGACCTGGACCGAAATCAACGCCGCATGGCCTATGCCCGGGATGGCAATGTTTTCGTCAAGCAACTGGACGACGGCACCACTCGGCAGCTGACCCGTAGCAGCGAACCGGCGGTGGATGTCCGTTTTCTGGCCGACGATTTCCGCGTGACCTGGCGCACGGGCCAGACCTACCACGCCTACGACCTGGAAAGCGGCCTGGTGGAACAACTGGCGGAGCTGCGCCTGGAGAAAGATCCGCTTGAAGAGGAAAAGGAATTCGATTTCCTCAAGGATCAACAGGCCCGTCTGTTCATCACCCTTGATCGGGAACGGGAAACCGAACAGGCCGTGAAACGACACGAGCGGGAAGTGGCCGAACGTGACCAGGGTCGCCAGCACCGGATTCACTACCTGGGTGACGACATCCAAACGCCCATGCAAAGCCTGGCCCCTAGCGGTGACCAGATGCTGCTGGTGGTGGAACCCGCCCAGCAGGACCCGGGCCGCAGCGGCACCATGCCCGCCTATGTCAGCGAAAGCGGTTATGTGGAAACCCATGATGTACGCACCCGCGTGGGCAGCAATCCGCCGGTGGGCCAGAAGCTGTGGCTGTTGGACCTGGAAAACGGCGAGCGTCACAGCCTGGACCTGAGCGAACTGCCGGGCATCCAGGACGATCCCCTGGCGGACCTTCGCCCCGAGGCCATTGACTGGCATGTGGAGCATGGCGCGCCCCGCGATGAAGTGGAGGAGGCCCTTGAAGCACCGGAACAGCGGGATGTCCGGGTCATCGGTCTGGAATGGGATCGAGCCAATAACCGGGCCGCGGTGATGCTGCGGGCCGTGGACAACAAGGATCGCTGGATCGCGGTGGTGGATGCCGCCAGCGGTGAGATGGAAACCTGGCATCGGCTCACCGACCCGGCCTGGATCAACTGGAGCTTCAATGAGTTCGGTTGGCTGCCCGAGGGTGAAGGCCTCTGGTATGTCTCCGAGGAAAGCGGCTTCGGCCATCTCTATGTGGCCCGCTCGCCCATGGAGGGCCAGGCCATCACCGAAGGCAACTACAAGGTCAACAACATCCAGCTGGGCCGGGACGGTGACTGGTTCTACTTCCGTGCCAACGCCCCTCACCCGGGCATCTATGAGATCTTTAGGGCGCCGGTGAACGGTGGCGACATGGAGCAGCTCACCGACTTGGGTGGCCAGAACGACTATGCCCTGTCCGCCGATGGCGAACGGCTGGCGGTGCTGCATGACAATGCCATGCGTCCGCCCGAATTATATGCCGTGGAGGTGGGTGACAAGGCCAGCGCCCATCAGCTTACCGAAACCGTTTCCGATGCCTTCCTGGAAAAGGACTGGGTGGAACCGAAGTTCGTGGAGGTGCCTTCCTCCCATGTGGATGAGCCCATCCATACTCGCCTGTATCTGCCGCCGGATTATGATCCGGAAAAGGAATACCCGGCGGTCTTCTTCGTCCACGGTGCCGGCTATCTGCAAAACGCCCACCAGGGCTGGTCCAATTATTTCCGGGAGTTCATGTTCCACAGCAAGCTGGCCCATGAAGGCTATGTGGTGATGGACATGGATTACCGCGCCTCCGCCGGCTACGGTCGGGACTGGCGCACCGACATCTATCGCCAGATGGGCCACCCGGAACTGGAAGACCATGTGGATGGCTTAAACTGGGTGGTGGATGAATACAATGTGGACCCGGACCGGGTGGGTATCTATGGCGGTTCCTACGGCGGCTTCATGACCTTCATGGCCCTGTTCCGGGAGCCCACCCTGTTCGCCGCCGGCGCCGCCTTGCGTCCGGTGAGTGATTGGGCGGCCTATAACCACCCCTACACGTCCAACATCCTGAACACGCCCCAGGTGGATCCCATGGCCTATGAGAAGAGCTCGCCCATCGAGTTCGCCGAGGGTCTGGAGCGGCCCTTGCTGATTACCAGCGGGATGCTGGATGACAATGTCTTCTACCAGGATGTGGTCCGCCTGACCCAGCGCCTGCTGGAGCTGGAGAAGGAAGACTTCGAGAATGCCATGTATCCCCTGGAGCCCCATGGCTTCGAGCATCCGGAAGCCTGGCTGGACCAGTACCGTCGGATCTACAAGCTGTTCGACCAGCACGTGAAATAA
- a CDS encoding trans-sulfuration enzyme family protein produces MSHAPLHPDTLAIHQGRSVDPATGAITPPIHTSTTFQRDADGEYRRGHVYSRQSNPTRQSLESCLAALEGGSEALAFASGSAATMSVLQCLKPGDHVLVTDDAYHGTRHQLEQLFTRWQLNHSRVNSCDAAAVEAAIQDNTRMIWIESPSNPLQGVSDLAELSRMAKSRGLITVCDNTLATPVFQQPLKHGIDLVVHSTTKFLGGHSDLLGGAVIHGRDFSLAEVLRDIQTAGGAVPSPFDCWLLLRSLSSLGVRVRAQAASAVTLSERLAEHPAVEQVFHPMHPGHRDHERAKHYLPGGSGLLSFTVNGDSDKALAVVSRTELFTRGTSLGGVESLIEHRASIEGPGSHTPDNLIRLSIGLEQVNDLWRDLEQALSIASS; encoded by the coding sequence ATGTCCCACGCGCCCCTGCATCCAGACACCCTGGCCATTCACCAGGGCCGTTCGGTGGACCCAGCCACCGGCGCCATTACACCTCCGATTCATACCAGCACCACCTTCCAGCGGGATGCGGACGGGGAATACCGTCGCGGCCACGTCTACAGCCGCCAGTCCAATCCCACCCGCCAGTCCCTGGAAAGTTGCCTGGCCGCCCTGGAAGGCGGCAGTGAAGCCCTGGCCTTCGCCTCCGGCAGTGCCGCCACCATGTCGGTGTTGCAATGCCTTAAGCCGGGGGACCATGTGCTGGTCACTGACGATGCCTATCACGGCACCCGCCATCAACTGGAACAGCTATTCACTCGCTGGCAGCTGAACCACAGCCGGGTGAACAGCTGCGATGCTGCAGCCGTTGAGGCCGCCATCCAGGACAACACCCGCATGATCTGGATCGAGTCCCCTTCCAACCCCCTCCAGGGGGTCAGCGACCTGGCCGAATTGTCCCGAATGGCCAAGTCGAGGGGCCTAATCACCGTCTGCGACAACACCCTGGCCACCCCAGTCTTTCAGCAACCCCTCAAACACGGCATCGACCTGGTGGTTCACAGCACCACCAAGTTCTTGGGCGGGCACAGTGATCTGCTGGGCGGTGCGGTAATTCACGGGCGGGATTTTTCACTGGCGGAGGTGCTCCGAGACATTCAAACCGCCGGGGGTGCCGTGCCCTCACCCTTCGATTGCTGGCTGCTGCTGCGCAGCCTGTCCAGTCTCGGGGTACGGGTACGGGCCCAGGCGGCGTCGGCGGTGACCTTGAGCGAGCGCCTGGCCGAGCATCCTGCAGTGGAGCAGGTTTTTCACCCCATGCATCCCGGCCACCGGGACCATGAACGGGCCAAGCACTATCTGCCCGGCGGCAGCGGTCTGCTATCGTTTACCGTCAATGGCGACAGCGACAAGGCCCTGGCCGTGGTCAGCCGCACGGAACTGTTTACCCGGGGCACCAGCCTGGGCGGTGTGGAGAGCCTGATTGAACATCGGGCCTCCATTGAAGGTCCGGGTAGCCATACCCCGGACAATCTGATTCGTTTATCCATTGGCCTGGAACAGGTGAACGACCTTTGGCGTGACCTGGAACAGGCCCTGTCCATCGCATCATCCTGA